From Cheilinus undulatus linkage group 17, ASM1832078v1, whole genome shotgun sequence, one genomic window encodes:
- the LOC121524664 gene encoding homer protein homolog 1 — protein sequence MGEQPIFSTRAHVFQIDPTTKKNWVPTSKHAVTVSYFFDSTRNVYRIISLDGSKAIINSTITPNMTFTKTSQKFGQWADSRANTVYGLGFSSESHLTKFADKFVEFKEAARLAKEKSQEKMELTSTPSQESAPGDLLSPMTPESINGTEEERVTPETSHHSEARGEPSQNALPFSHSSSSINKHWEAELAALKGNNAKLTAALLESTANVKQWKQQLAAYQEEAERLHKRVTELECVSGQTTVIKSQKTELNHTIEELELALKAKEEELERLKAEVVSANEFQSQRDVLTQRLKDSESRNATLEAQLSDLEQRLESSQQEQEDFRKSLRSLLELLDSKIFELTELRDALAKLLEGS from the exons AGAGCAGCCTATCTTCAGCACACGAGCCCACGTCTTCCAGATCGACCCCACCACCAAGAAGAACTGGGTTCCCACCAGTAAACATGCTGTCACTGTCTCCTATTTCTTCGACAGTACTAGGAATGTATACAGAATCATCAGTCTGGATGGATCAAAG GCCATTATCAACAGCACCATCACCCCCAACATGACGTTCACAAAGACGTCCCAGAAGTTTGGCCAGTGGGCCGACAGCCGGGCTAACACTGTGTACGGCCTCGGCTTCTCATCAGAGAGCcacctaaccaaa TTTGCAGATAAGTTTGTAGAGTTCAAGGAGGCGGCACGGTTAGCAAAGGAGAAGTCTCAGGAGAAAATGGAGCTCACCAGCACGCCCTCTCAG GAGTCAGCACCCGGCGATCTGCTGTCCCCGATGACCCCAGAGAGCATCAACGGTACAGAAGAAGAGAGAGTCACACCGGAAACATCCCATCACAGTGAAGCCAGAGGAGAGCcttcccagaatgcattgcccTTTTCACACAG TTCCTCCAGCATCAATAAGCACTGGGAGGCGGAGCTTGCAGCGCTGAAAGGGAACAACGCCAAGCTGACGGCGGCTCTGCTGGAGTCCACGGCTAACGTGAAGCAGTGGAAACAGCAGCTAGCGGCCTATCAGGAGGAGGCAGAGCGGCTACATAAACGG GTGACGGAGCTGGAGTGTGTGAGCGGCCAAACGACTGTGATCAAATCCCAAAAAACAGAACTCAACCACACAATAGAGGAGCTGGAGCTCGCTCTGAAGGCCAAGGAGGAG GAGTTGGAGAGACTGAAAGCAGAGGTGGTGAGTGCCAACGAGTTCCAGTCTCAAAGAGACGTCCTCACTCAGAGACTAAAG GACTCGGAGTCGCGGAACGCCACGTTGGAGGCCCAGCTGAGCGACCTGGAGCAGCGTCTGGAGAGCAGCCAGCAGGAGCAGGAAGACTTCAGGAAGAGCCTTCGCTCGCTGCTGGAGCTGCTGGACAGCAAGATCTTCGAGCTGACCGAGCTGAGGGACGCACTCGCCAAACTGCTGGAGGGCAGCTAG